The Deltaproteobacteria bacterium DNA segment AGTTACAAATACTCGGTGGCTTTGAACATACCATTGATAAGGTTATCATCCACAAAGAGCCCGGCGCATTATCGGCCAACCCCGACAGCTGGAAGCTCTTCAATGTGGAACTTCCAAACGCAAATGAACCCACTCCTTCGCGGTCCGACACGCTTCCTATTACAATCTACAAGCCGTGTGTACGCGATGGCAAAACCCCGATTTTTGCGACCTATGACTACGCTCATGCGGACAAGAGTCGCATCAAAGGTGAAACCTTTACTTTCGAGCATGCTCGCGTCAATCCCGAAACGCAGCGGATGCGACAGAGACTCCCGGAGATTCAGGGAGTCGACCACATACACTTTTGCGGTAGCTGGAGCCGAGGGCTTACGCTTCACGAAGATGCCATTGTCACCGGCATAGAAAGTGCCAATAGAATCCTCGGAGAGCGGTTCGCTTACCCGGTATTAGATACACCGGTTGCCCTTCCCGCTCCCTTCGAATCCTGGAAAGAGTCGAGTACGACGAAGCTCGGCGGTTCACGGGCGGCCATCCTGGAAAGTATCGAGGAGATGATTCATGAGATATTGCCTCACCGCAAAGATCTCGAAATTACCGAAGAAACCGAGCTCCAAGGAGTCGTAACTTCTTCGCTCCACCTTGCTCGGTTGGCCAATGCCCTAAGCGACCAGATGGCGGGCCCCGAGGACTTCGACGTTTCTGAACTTTTGCACATGGAGACCGTTGGTGAACTCATAGAGTTTATCATCGATATCTTGGGCGAATCGGGACTTTCGCTTTCGGCACCCCCACAGAAAACCGAAAGCCGCGAACTCATCCCCGAGATGGACTGGACCTTACGAGGTCACCCGGTTACCTTAGCCCAGCAAAGTATTCTGGTTTCACATTTCTTATCTAGAGAACCCACCGGCGAATGGAATATTGCAGTAGCACGGTGGCTTGATGGACCCATATCCAGCCAAACGGTGAATACGGTTCTCCAAGAACTTGCGGCTGAGCACAGCGCGCTGCGCACACAATTTAGGCAAATAGGACCGCGACAATTCGAGCAGTCCATACTACGGGAACTGCCACTCCATTCGTTCTTTGAGTTTCCGGCATCCTCCGACAAAGAAGCAACTCTCTTAGCCCGGGCTCAAGTGGATGCCCCCATCGATATTACCGAGCGTGTCTTGAGGGTGCGTGTTATTCGCCGGTCCCCCACACGCGCAATTTTACTCATTGTCGTTCACCACGCGATTTCCGACGGATGGTCTACCGGTCTTCTCCTACGACATTTTTGGACTAAGCTTGGCAAAGCTTTAGGCGTTGTCTCATCCGAACCTGAACTTGGAGAGCATCATACACCTCAGCAACTAGATGCCGCATATTGGCAGCTAGAAGATTTAGAAGCAGACCATTGGAAAGGCCATCTTGAGTATTGGCGAGCCAAGCTAGAAAGACCCTTGCCCCGCTTAGCACCGCCCACCACCTTACGTGCTCGGGCTTACCAAGAGCGGTTCATCATACGCGCCAAAGATATCGACGCGTTGCGCTCACTTGCCAAAAGCTACAAGACATCCCTCAATGTGCTATTCACCGCAGTTTACGCCCAAGTCCTAGGTAAAGTGAGTGGGCTTACCCTCGCAGATGAACTACTGGTACGTATGCCTGTGGCCGCTCGGCGGCCCGAAACAGAGCAAATCATTGGCTGTTTTGCGGATGGGATGGTTTTACGTCTACCCGCGCAGTCGCAAACGTTTACCGATGCCTTATTGCAAACTCATCAAACATTTTACGATGCACTGGCCCACCCCACACCGTTTGCTCTTCTTTGGAAAGACCTCAATTGGGGCCCCGCTGAGCTTCTCGAACTCAATCAAGTCATTCTCAATTTAGAACAGACGGTTGAAATAGGGAATGATGAGCAAGTACTTGGCCCCGGCTTCGGCATTAAAACCATAAGTGAAAACGATGAGCCTGGAACAAACTTTACGACAGTTCGCTCAATGTTATCACTTAATGAAGACGATAACGGCGACTACGTAGGCGTGTGGTACTGGTCAGAAGACTTGGCCGATGAAAACAATGGTTCCACCATTTTGATTTGCCCTTTCCAAGATCTTATCGGGGCGCTTATCGATGGCAAGGGAGAAAACGCGATACAGTCGGCAGCGCCACCTTCTGGCGCCTCAGGTTGCCCGTTTCACGACAACCGCCAAAACCTCGCACGAGACACACGCGATGTTAAAGAACTCACCGAGCGTTATGACGCAAGCGGCGGTGAAGCAACCACGCCAGATCAAGACGTCCATATCGGTACGTTTCATGCGAGCTATATCCCGAAAGAGAACATTGCCACGGCAGGTGTCTTTGCCAGTGGTAACGGAGCACATGAAGCTATCGTTCGGCTATCCACTCGATTCGGCGCTGGCGGTTTGGCCATTAAGTTTCATCGCGATGGCAAAACGTTGCATGACCTTCTCTTTCTTACAACGACTACGATTCCCAACGATGCCGTCAAACTGGTTAATTCCGCCGCAGAGAACGAAGAACACGGCTCATCAGATGCACTGCTTCAGCCCTATTACACCATCAGCGCGTATGGCTGGGAAAACAATCAAGCCGTGAAGTTTCGCCTTGAGCCAGCCCCAGGGCAAAATACTCAATCTATTTTAAGCGCGGAGCATCGCACCAAATACGAAGCTCTTGAATCTGCTGCGGCCACAGACCAACACGCAAGGGCCACTCGCCTTAAGCTTCTACTTTCCCATGCTCAACAAGACATTGTGCTTGAGTTATCTATTCAAAAGGCATCCCACCCGGATATCACGCCGGTCAACGATACCTTGGTTGAATGGACCACGCCTTATACGGTCATCGGCGAGCTGCATGTTCGGTCCCAATCGGTTCAGCCCAAGCATGACGACACAATGCGCTTCCACCCATTTTCCGTAAGCGATGCGGCCTATTTACCCTTGGGCCGTCTTAACAGAATTCGGCGTGAGATCTACCGCCATGTGCAGGCTCCGCAAAACTCAAAACTAGCCCACCATGTTCCAAACAACATGAAGGTTTCAGTGGTCGGCGGCGGTGCAAGCGGCCTCAGGGCGGCCTTGGAACTCTCGGACCTCGGTTATCAAGTCACGGTTTTCGAACGTTCCGCATCACTTGGCGGTCATGCCTGCACGAAAGAAGTTTTGGGTGGCCAGCATATGCGTGAGCCGGCATTCGGAGCATTTCGCCGAGCCCAATGGCCAAACCTTATCGCTCTCTTAGAGGCGCTCGATGTTGAACCTAAATCCCATGGACAAGGCGATGACTGGCTCAACTCACCCTTTGTAGGTTGGTGGCGAGAAGGGCAAGGTTGGACTCAACCTGGCCTTGATACGGAAGAAGAAGCCAAACGATTCATCGTCGCACTGACTCAAGCTTTGGATAGACCTGAGTCGGACGGAGAAACCGTCGGAGATCTTATTGGCCGATTGAAGCTGTCTAATGAATTTCTTTCCACTTGGTTTGTGGGTGGAGTGATTCACTATTTTGCTGGGCACCCACTCCAATACTACCTGGACTACCCTGCTCGTCTACTGGCCTGGATGTGGCTCAATAACGCCGCCCGTGAAAAGTCTGAATCCATTGAATTGCTCAAAGTCGACAATCAGGAATACATGTCCCAGTTTGAGAAAATCCTCAGGCAAAAGGGCGTGAGAATCCAAACCGAGATCTCAGTCGTTACCACCGCAAGAAATATCGACTCAGTGACCCTCACAGGTACGG contains these protein-coding regions:
- a CDS encoding NAD(P)-binding protein, whose protein sequence is MKEINVEPISHGAAHDWFDSPFAGWFAKGGHNIERNPDVMETMQKVILAFTRALRDPEADGRTVGELFDELEVSDEFLLKGFIGGIIHYFAGHPLQTYLDYPLRLLAWMWLNNADRIDDEPIELFRVDNDTYIQQFAEKLRHLGVKIHTGVQARVIERSDECIKLNLEGTEQTQASFSKLILAIQPHHALSVLSNCASEAELQILGGFEHTIDKVIIHKEPGALSANPDSWKLFNVELPNANEPTPSRSDTLPITIYKPCVRDGKTPIFATYDYAHADKSRIKGETFTFEHARVNPETQRMRQRLPEIQGVDHIHFCGSWSRGLTLHEDAIVTGIESANRILGERFAYPVLDTPVALPAPFESWKESSTTKLGGSRAAILESIEEMIHEILPHRKDLEITEETELQGVVTSSLHLARLANALSDQMAGPEDFDVSELLHMETVGELIEFIIDILGESGLSLSAPPQKTESRELIPEMDWTLRGHPVTLAQQSILVSHFLSREPTGEWNIAVARWLDGPISSQTVNTVLQELAAEHSALRTQFRQIGPRQFEQSILRELPLHSFFEFPASSDKEATLLARAQVDAPIDITERVLRVRVIRRSPTRAILLIVVHHAISDGWSTGLLLRHFWTKLGKALGVVSSEPELGEHHTPQQLDAAYWQLEDLEADHWKGHLEYWRAKLERPLPRLAPPTTLRARAYQERFIIRAKDIDALRSLAKSYKTSLNVLFTAVYAQVLGKVSGLTLADELLVRMPVAARRPETEQIIGCFADGMVLRLPAQSQTFTDALLQTHQTFYDALAHPTPFALLWKDLNWGPAELLELNQVILNLEQTVEIGNDEQVLGPGFGIKTISENDEPGTNFTTVRSMLSLNEDDNGDYVGVWYWSEDLADENNGSTILICPFQDLIGALIDGKGENAIQSAAPPSGASGCPFHDNRQNLARDTRDVKELTERYDASGGEATTPDQDVHIGTFHASYIPKENIATAGVFASGNGAHEAIVRLSTRFGAGGLAIKFHRDGKTLHDLLFLTTTTIPNDAVKLVNSAAENEEHGSSDALLQPYYTISAYGWENNQAVKFRLEPAPGQNTQSILSAEHRTKYEALESAAATDQHARATRLKLLLSHAQQDIVLELSIQKASHPDITPVNDTLVEWTTPYTVIGELHVRSQSVQPKHDDTMRFHPFSVSDAAYLPLGRLNRIRREIYRHVQAPQNSKLAHHVPNNMKVSVVGGGASGLRAALELSDLGYQVTVFERSASLGGHACTKEVLGGQHMREPAFGAFRRAQWPNLIALLEALDVEPKSHGQGDDWLNSPFVGWWREGQGWTQPGLDTEEEAKRFIVALTQALDRPESDGETVGDLIGRLKLSNEFLSTWFVGGVIHYFAGHPLQYYLDYPARLLAWMWLNNAAREKSESIELLKVDNQEYMSQFEKILRQKGVRIQTEISVVTTARNIDSVTLTGTGEDGSAEEFTSGHLVLAIQPHHALTVLNGHATQDETEVLGGFHHTVSVVKIYKESPLGCELPKLLTIKLPPEDEGISDLTHTLPMVINKKCTRDGQTPIYAVYDYAAAGRETGPDSFAFEHVQVTPHTQKLRKQLNELQGKQAVHFCGSWSRGLTLHEDAIVTALETVNRLVGAGRSVEILNPPIPLHEPFEERTEDEANEGFGSTPEEIVRNLIKLLSSVIDSDLPEELSEDTKLSDIQLSSLHFARLANAIATRLPPKLRDEVDILVLLQMETIGELSDFLAQLLFEAAGGNEVKADTSSPTQDATSGQNVPDSGPSRRKFIESLPESSESPLPGPAAVIVQFFGFIALAVSLATCAKVGSWGVSFIDTSSIPLAIASIPIWYMLFTTAFTSISVLAKHILVGKLRPGRYPLYGRTHLRWWLGNLFLRFGQQTVWAPFSDTIMGPWLLNALGANVSSGAQTPFGGSAPSFSLIDADLLEVGKQAYVRNRGRVRAHMFVDGSLILATTNLGENSAVWSRGIVEPGASLGEGALLDSHAVLSMGHRIASKAIARGIPATQSSDESAQPIRVSGKERFTHLVSATLLWPLALGGMLFGTCEFLGLLPSTADHFPATVLMWILAYPAWLSVTTLFGAGVVIAKQFTLGKLSEGEAEEDYPIALPLIRNLCAMVRLIS